The Flavobacterium psychrophilum genome includes a region encoding these proteins:
- a CDS encoding pyridoxamine 5'-phosphate oxidase, whose product MAKLSVNINKIATLRNSRGGDVPNLLKVAADVQKFGAEGVTIHPRPDERHIRYQDARDLVPVVYTEYNIEGNPVTKFIDLVLETKPTQVTLVPDADDAITSNAGWDTIKHKSFLQEVIAEFQRNGIRTSIFVDPVLGMIEGAKETGADRIELYTEAFAHDYGLGNLDGIKPYVAAAELSNNLGLGINAGHDLSLDNIKFFKENIPGLLEVSIGHALIAESLYLGLENVVNMYLQRLK is encoded by the coding sequence ATGGCAAAATTAAGCGTAAACATAAATAAAATAGCTACCCTTAGGAATTCAAGAGGGGGCGATGTTCCTAATCTACTAAAGGTTGCTGCCGATGTTCAGAAATTTGGAGCAGAAGGCGTAACCATACATCCAAGGCCCGATGAAAGGCATATACGCTATCAGGATGCCCGCGACCTGGTGCCGGTTGTATATACAGAATATAATATTGAAGGTAACCCCGTAACTAAGTTTATCGACCTGGTTTTGGAAACCAAACCAACACAGGTTACATTGGTTCCAGATGCAGACGATGCTATAACATCTAACGCTGGCTGGGATACTATAAAACATAAAAGTTTTTTACAGGAAGTTATTGCCGAGTTTCAACGTAATGGTATCCGTACTTCTATTTTTGTTGATCCTGTTTTAGGGATGATAGAAGGTGCAAAGGAAACCGGAGCAGACAGGATCGAACTTTACACCGAGGCTTTTGCTCACGATTATGGTTTGGGTAACCTTGACGGTATCAAGCCTTATGTGGCTGCTGCCGAATTATCCAACAATCTTGGTTTGGGTATTAATGCAGGTCACGACCTTAGTCTTGATAATATTAAGTTCTTTAAAGAGAATATTCCAGGTTTATTGGAGGTGTCTATCGGGCATGCACTTATTGCAGAGTCATTATACCTTGGGCTGGAAAATGTGGTGAATATGTATCTTCAACGATTAAAATAA
- a CDS encoding alpha/beta hydrolase: MQLHSTIQGEGKPLLIIHGYLGMSDNWKTLAGQYVAAGFQTHALDMRNHGKSFHSDEFTYDAMAQDLVKYINFHNLKKVDVIGHSMGGKAAMFFAVKHPELLNKLVVADIGPKYYRPHHQDIMEGLNAVDFSVHTDRAAVEAAIEQHVPDFGTRQFLMKNVYWVEPGKQLGFRFNLDVFNNMIDSIGEALPEGTTFNGPTLFLRGDKSNYIKDADFDLIKSHFPHAEIKEIKNSGHWLHAENPKDFLAETLEFLNEN; this comes from the coding sequence ATGCAGTTACATTCTACTATACAGGGAGAGGGCAAACCGCTTCTTATTATTCACGGTTATTTAGGAATGAGCGATAACTGGAAAACACTGGCAGGGCAATATGTTGCTGCGGGTTTCCAAACGCATGCGCTCGATATGCGTAACCACGGAAAGAGTTTTCATTCGGATGAGTTTACGTATGATGCTATGGCGCAGGATCTTGTGAAATACATCAATTTTCATAACCTGAAAAAGGTAGATGTTATTGGGCATTCTATGGGTGGTAAGGCCGCTATGTTTTTTGCTGTAAAACATCCTGAACTATTAAATAAGCTTGTGGTTGCAGATATTGGCCCTAAATATTACAGGCCGCACCACCAGGATATCATGGAGGGGCTTAATGCGGTAGATTTTTCTGTTCATACCGATAGGGCTGCTGTGGAAGCTGCCATAGAACAACACGTGCCCGATTTTGGTACGCGCCAGTTTTTAATGAAGAATGTATATTGGGTAGAACCGGGAAAACAGCTAGGTTTCCGATTCAATCTGGACGTGTTTAACAATATGATCGATTCTATTGGTGAGGCGCTTCCGGAAGGAACAACGTTTAATGGGCCGACACTTTTTCTGAGGGGAGATAAATCTAATTATATAAAAGATGCCGATTTCGATTTAATAAAATCGCATTTTCCTCACGCAGAAATAAAAGAGATTAAAAATTCAGGACACTGGCTTCATGCCGAAAATCCAAAAGACTTTTTAGCAGAAACGCTTGAGTTTTTGAACGAAAACTAA